In Nocardioides cavernae, a single genomic region encodes these proteins:
- a CDS encoding SDR family NAD(P)-dependent oxidoreductase, giving the protein MSTPIRRAVVTGVSRGLGLAIAARFLDDGYAVVGISRGASPLAGRDGFSALRADLSDHDVCATVIDSVRSDHGPIDVLVNNAATMVYTSVADITADQLQTIVDLNLTTPFILSRDVVRNWLAEGATGNIVNISSVESDVAWPNPLQAAYATTKGGLVGLTRAMALELAGSGIRVNAVAPGALATEMSSPDPNVLDLIPQGRLGTPEEIAASVAHVAGPDASYMTGEVLYIDGGYRLQ; this is encoded by the coding sequence ATGAGCACGCCGATCAGGCGAGCGGTTGTCACCGGCGTCAGTCGGGGGCTCGGGCTGGCGATCGCCGCCCGCTTCCTCGACGACGGGTACGCCGTCGTCGGCATCAGCCGTGGGGCTTCGCCGTTGGCGGGTCGTGACGGTTTTAGCGCGCTGCGCGCTGACCTGTCCGACCACGACGTCTGCGCCACAGTGATCGATTCGGTCCGGTCCGATCACGGCCCCATCGACGTCTTGGTCAACAATGCCGCGACGATGGTCTACACGAGTGTCGCCGACATCACCGCGGACCAGCTCCAGACGATCGTGGATCTCAACCTGACCACTCCGTTCATCTTGAGCAGGGACGTCGTCCGCAACTGGCTTGCGGAGGGCGCCACGGGCAACATCGTCAACATCTCCTCGGTCGAGTCCGACGTCGCCTGGCCCAACCCGCTGCAAGCGGCGTACGCAACTACCAAGGGCGGTCTCGTTGGCCTCACGCGTGCCATGGCGCTCGAGCTCGCCGGCAGCGGCATCCGGGTCAACGCGGTGGCGCCAGGCGCCCTTGCGACGGAGATGTCCTCGCCAGACCCCAATGTGCTCGACCTGATCCCGCAGGGTCGGCTCGGTACGCCCGAGGAGATCGCGGCATCAGTCGCCCACGTGGCTGGCCCCGACGCGTCCTACATGACCGGAGAAGTCCTCTACATCGACGGGGGATACCGACTTCAATGA